The genomic interval AGAGCAGATGAAGTCAAATTACCCTGGTTCTGCCTATGTCCAATTGGATATTAAGAATCTCCTTGAGCATTCAGGAAGGGCCTGGCCAAGCAGGGTCCAGCTGGATCCGCAGCTCTCTCAGATTCCGGGTCACATTTGTCTGTGAGGGGGGCAGCTTCAGTCCTCCAGCAGCTTCGTTACTGCAGATGGGTTTGAGAAGGGACTAAATTCACTGCACTCCCGCTGCCCAAGTATTCAGGCTGCGAGTGTGGCCCAGATACCTATAGACCTCGCAGTCTGTGCCTTCCCACAGGCCGCCTCGGGTGccatggagggagggagccctAGGTGCCTCCCTGCAATACAAGGCAACTTCCTGTTTGTGCCTGTGGGTGGAACTTTATGAGTCTAAGGGAAGCCTGGCCCCTGCTCTGTGGGGGGCCAGAACTGGCAAGCACACTCACCTGGGCAGACACCTActccaggggagggggaaggtagTTGTGCTAGGGCAGCTCTGACCCGAGGGTGGGGCGGGGTCTGTTTTGGTGAAACCTGAGCCTTCTTTGTCTGCTTCCTAGGGGTTTTCCCGGTGCCTAGGGAAGGAGCCCAGAGTGGACTCGGTTTGGCTCCCCACAGGGCCGGGCAGGTGGCAGTAAAGCCCTATCGCCGACTTGATTAGGGCACCCAGGTAGTTTAGCTCTCAGTCACGTGCTGCTCGCCCCTTTCCCAGGTCGAAAGCCAAATCCAGAAGGCTGTGAAGTCGGAGGCCAGCGGAGCAGCCTCAGGCCACCGTTGAGCTACTGCTGGGCTGGATACCGGGTCGGCTGCTGAGGGGGTGCTGGGCAGACCACTCCCCTCCTGGGCCGGGGGCGCGGCCTcagccgccccgccccgccccgctccaCCAGGCCCGGCCAGGCGGGCGCCCGGAGTCCGGAGCCCGGAGCTGGCTGGGAGCCGGCGGATCTGCGGCGAGGAGGTGCCCGCGCTGGAGCAGGAGCTGGGCGGGAGCTGGAGCGGCGGCGCAGGTGGCGCTGGGTGAGTGGTGGGGACACGGAGGTATCGGAAATCCAGCCTTCCACACATCCCGGCTCCGGAGCGAACTTTCCCGATCTGGGGAAGCCGGGGACTGGAGTGAGAAAGGGGTCCCCACTctgggggacgggggcggggcgcAGGCGAGGAGTCTGAACAGGGAACCGACACAAACTCACACTAGCgggcacacacacgcgcgcacacagaCCCACGCACTTGGGACACACGAACACACGTGCATTCAGGAAAGGACGCGCCCCATAGATTACCCCTGCAGTCCCTGGAGCAGCGCCACTGGCCCGCACGGACCCCCAGCGGACAGAGCGCTCTGCTGTCGCGCACTTGACGGGGGTTGGAGATAAAGGGCTGCCCTGTGACCGCCGACGGGGGCGGGCCGGGTGGGACACCTCCCGAGGTTCCTGCTTCCTGGCCGCCCACAGGTGAAGACTTAGACGTAAACAGGCGCCGAGCACGTGATCGCTTCGCAGACAAGTGGGCTGTGCTCCCCCACCCGCGCATCAGGGCGAGGACCTCCCTCCCCAGTCCTGGGCGAGTCTGCAAGGTCTCCAGCCGAGCAGTATTCCATTCTCCTTCCAGAGAAGTGTTAAACCTTCCCACAGAAGTGGGAACAGAACGCCCCCTGGAGTCCGGGTAGCGCAGGACTGGAGACTTGCACTGGGTGGGGTGACCTgggctcctctccttccttcaccCGAACATGTTCGTGGTGCCCTCATCCCTGAAGGTATCGAAGAAGGGAGTTATTTTTGATGGCAGTGTACAGCAGCCCCTGCCCCATACCTCCAGTCCGGGGAGCAGCTGCCTGAGCCTTAGTGGGTCCCCTTCCTACCACTCCCCTCCTTGCACAACTGGGAGCTCTTCCCCCCAATGTAGGAGCAGAAAGCCCACTCCTACGAGGGTGGGAGCCCTTTCCCGGACAATGCATGAGGGTAAATGTCCCTAAATACAAGAGTGGGCCTATCTCCCTCCCCTAGAAGGGAGGatgagccccctcccccagggaatGAGGGAGTGGGCAGCGGCCTTCTGCCTCCCTCAccgccccaccctccacccctacACACATGCTGAGCCCAGCTGCTGCCTGAGCTTCTGGGCTGGCTGCCAGAAAGGGGAGGAGGCTCCTGGTGCCCCAAGAGGCTGGGATCAGGGCAAGGCCAGGGGAGGGGGTCTctattggggagggggggggggctcggtcTGTTCTTGTAAGGCTCAGGGTCTGGGATGAGCCTGAGGGTAGTTGGGTTATGTCTCCCTTtccagggaaaaagaaagaaaaacaaccctTTCCATAGAGCTAAAAATAGAGCTGAGAGCTGGCCAGGGCTGTGGCCTGGAAGGGGGGGATGCTCCTTCCTGGGGCAGAGGAGCTCTGGCAGGCCTTGGCCTTGGGGGTGGGGTTGCAAGTAGGGGGTGGGAAGCTGTTCTTGCCCAGGGGTGTGGGCATCAGCTGACCTGACTGGGGCACAGAGACCCTTCGGGGAAAGTCTGTGTGGTAGAATGTTTGTGAAACTCACTGTTTATGAAAGTTGTCTGACTGTGAATGAGACCACCAATGTGTGAAAGATGCTTAGGAGAGGAAGCCTATTTAAGATCATGAGTCGGTAGTAAGGACTTTGAGTTGTTGTGAAAGACTGTGCACAACAAGGTTTGTGACACGGAGTATGTCTGTGTGTGCGGTGGCCTGAAAGATTATGGAAAGGAGCGTGGAACCACGTGATGGATGAAGACTGTGATTGTGGCTGCGTGGGACTGACTGCATGTGGGAAAGGTCGTGTGGGTGTTATGAAGACTGTGGTGTTTGCCAGAAGGTGAGAATATCTGCGACCCTGAGAAGGCAGAGGAATGTTGTCAGCTGTGAGGCTGGTGTAGGTTTGGACCGGCTCACCCCAGTGATTGTTGGGGGACCAGGGGCTGCGCCTCTCTCCCAGCAATGACCTCCTTCTTAAATGATTCTGAGGGAAGGTTGGGGAGCAGAGAGCCGCGCCTGAGACAGGCCTGGGCTCGCGCAGGAGAGGGTACAGGGCCGGGGAGTCGTGTAGAGGCCCCCAAGGTGGAGGGCGAGGGGGTGACTGAGTGTATTCACCGAATGCGCCGCCAGGTGGCGCCGCCTCCGCAAGTCCAAATATTCCTCCACCAaccgctgggggtggggggcaggcccgGCGCGAGCCCCGGCCCCCGACTCATCCTGGGGCGCAGGGTCCCGGTAGCAggggttggggcgggggaggggcagccgaCCCTTGGCGTCTCGCTCTGGACTCCGAAGCCCGAGAGTGTGTCTTGCGGGAGAGGCTTCGACCGAAGAAGCGGAGGGGGAAGGGCGGCCGCCTTGGCGCCCGGCCCTTTGTGCTCGAACAATGACCAGCTGCCGCTGGCCCCGGGGCCCGGGTAGGGGTAGAGGGTGACCCGCGGCCGCGGCCGAGTCCTGAGCCGACCGGCTCTCGGAGCGGGGGCGCGGGGGGACGGGGATCCTGGGTCCCCCGGCGCAGCCCCCGCGTGCGCCTGGTCGGCCTCGCGTGACGCGGGGTGCCTGCGCGTGTCCGCGCCCGGGGCGGGGACGCCCCTCCGACCCCTCCCCCGCGCTGCGCCGCCCACTCGGGCCGGACGGGGGCCGGCCGGGCTAGGGGCGCCGcggaggcggggccgggccgggcggctCCGAGTGGCCGCGCGCGGGCTGGAGCCGGGCGGCGCGCCTGTGGAGCGCTGGGGGCGGCCCGGGGCTGAGCATGGAGCGGCGCGGcggaggtgagggggaggggggggccgggCTGGGAGGCGACCCGGGGGCGCCCCCAACTTGTGCGCGGCGGTGTGCGGGTGGGGAGGAGGCGTCCCCCAGCCGCCCGCACTTAatagaggcggggagggggggggggtgtcggggGGGCCCTGGAGGGTGGGTTGGGGGCTCCCGGCTTCCTATCGCGGAATGCGAACTCGTGATCCCAGACTCGATCCCGCTTGACTAGTCCTTGGAGTTTGGTGGGGGGAGACTTTCCCCAACTCTTCAGCCCCCAGAACAGGTCTGCGGGAGTTGGGCTTAGCCAGACCTGCCCGGGGCCCTGGCCGAAGCCAGCACCCGGCTGCCCCCGGCCCACGAAGGGGGTGTGCGTGCGCTGTGCCAGAGTGATTACTCAAGGAGTGCTGGGAGAGCCAGGGGTTCCCTTTCCCACAGACACAACGCGTTTCTCAAAATGGAGCCTCCACTTGCCCCTCCTCTCTCGGGCTCCCGCTCTTGGAGCCCGGCTGGCTGGGCCTGGCTTTCCAGAGGCCTGGCTCTGGCTCCTTGGGCGTCTGGCTCTCAGGGCCCAGCTTCCATGTCTCTTCTGGGTTTAGGGGCCCCTGGCTCTGTGGGGTTCAGGTCCCTGGGCTCACTGGTTCggcctgtctccctgtctgcctgaCCCTGGGGTCTCTCTTGAGTCTTTGTCTCTGGTCGTTTGGGCCCCTGTCTTTCCCTGAGTCCGCCTGTCTCCTCCCCTTACTTCTCACTTTCTCAGTGCTCACTGAAGTGGGCAAATGCAGACAGAGGTGCCAGCCTCCACTGCCCCCTAAGAAGCCCCTAACCCCACAGCTTTCTCCATGCCCtggagtggtggggggagagggcaggagaggcggTGCCCCGGCTGCCTGGCTCGGGACTGGCACTTGCCGATGGGCTCagcgcacccccacccccaccccacccccgcttccAGGCTCAGTCTGGATACCTTCCCGGTTCTCATGGTCTCCTGACTTgagtggggagtggagggggagcCTCGTGCGATACaagcaagaaagaaggggaaCGGACCCGGCAAAGGAGTCAGATAATGtgtctgtcctttccccacacTCGAATGAGTGACAGAAACCAGGCTCCTGCTCACCTAGGTGGCCCTGcttgccacccaggctcccacccACTCTCACACATGCTCTGTGCACACACTGCTCGGCACCCGCTTGTGCACACTCACTTCCCTGTTCGTATGCAGTTTCCACGTAAACTCACGTACGTGTGAATGGACATCTATCCAAAGATGTTCTCTTCTCTCAGTCACGTTCATACAGCACAAATTTACTTACTACATCTGCAGTTACCACTTTTACGTATTTCCTAAGAGTGATCCGGAGGCACGCACATACTCGTGCACGTATGAACTCACACATACGAATATATGAACGTACTCCTACCTCTAGTCAAACATACATACACTCAGATGCACTCGCGTTTTCACACATTTTCACATACACGCAAAGTAAGTTCATTTCCATGCGCCTGTGCACAGCCCGACACACACCGATGAGTACAAACGCACACTCCTGTTCCGACTCGATTCTGTCCACTTCTTGGCCCCCGCTCTGCATGATGATTTCAGCAGATGCCTGAGTCCTGGTCTTCGGCCTCAGGACTGGGGAGGGAGTTCCGGGCGGAGACTTGCTGTCCGCTTCCAGGAAGGAGCAGAGCCTGGGGAGGTGGAGCCCTCTTCCCTGGGTTCCAGGGAAATGAGATCTTAGAGCAGCTGCCAAAGGTGATGGTGGGGCTTCTACCCTCATCCCCTCCGGGTTACTCTGGGGAATGTCTAAAGCCGCACGGTTTCTTAGAGGTTGGTGGCATGCCTGTGTAGGCTCCTTTAGGCCTGATTGATTGGGTATGGTGAGGCCAGGAATTGTCATGGAAACACGCATGAGCCTGTATCCACCTCTGGAAGGCGGGAGACCCCAGAGGGCACCTGTGGGCTCCCTAAAAGCTCTGGGTTTCTTGTTTGGCCAGCTCCACCCTTGCTGCCTCTCTGtctgggagaaactgaggcccagctggGGGAGGCTGGGCACTGCCTGGCCTTGGCTCTTTATTCCCTAATTGCCATCTGAGTTGCTGCTGACTCTGTCCCTGAGGTTGCCTGTGCCCAAACTGCCCTCTAATGAGGCCACCTGTCCTAGGGGACCAGGAACATGTGCTGGGAGCTGGCAGAGAGCTCCCTCCTAAACTTGAGTCCTAGCCTCCATTGAGGGATGCAGGTTTaggctggggcctgggcctcCGCTGTTAAGGGCCCTGCGTAACCACCAGGCCTCACGTCCCATCATCATCTTTGCTTGTAGAGTCAGTCCTTAGCCCTGTTCAGACCAGAGTTGGGCAGTGGTCTGGGTCCCAGGAAGAAGTCAGGTTCGTGCTAGTGCTTGGAGGGGGAAGTTGCGGGCAGTCAGGGGGCTGTTTGTCCTGGGACGCGGGGTCAGGAGAGGGACTCAGGGACTCGGATAGGGAGGGACCTCAAGGTGAAGGGACTCTtacacccctgccctgctcacaggTTCCCCTGGAGGCCCTTGGCCAGGCCTGAGCCCCTGTCGCCATGGCCATTGTGCAGACTCTGCCAGTGCCACTGGAGCCCACTCCTGAGGCCACCACTGCCCCACAACCTCCAGCCATGGGCAGCGTGAGCAGCCTCATCTCAGGCcggccctgccctggggggcCAGCTCCTCCCCGCCACCACGGACCCTCTGGGCCCACCTTCTTCCGCCAGCAGGATGGCCTGCTACGGGGTGGCTATGAGGCACAGGAGCCACTGTGCCCAGCTGTGCCCCCTAGGAAGGCCGTCCCTGGTACCAGCTTCACCTACATCAACGAGGACTTCCGGACAGAGTCACCCCCCAGCCCGAGCAGTGACCTTGAGGATGCCCGAGAGCAGCGGGCACGCAATGCCCATCTCCGCGGCCCCCCACCCAAGCTCATCCCTGTCTCTGGAAAGCTGGAGAAGGTGAGGACCAGCCCTTCCTTTGGGGCCTGGGTGGAATCAGGAGTCCCTGAAGAAGCCGGAATTTGAGGGTCGATTCAGAGGAAAGAATGTGGGCTCCCGATTCACCagacctgggttctaatcccagctctgcctccttctagctgcatgaccttaggaaaatcacttaacctttctgagccaaagtttctgcatctgtaaaatggaggtaataggTTAGCTCTCATGTGATCGTTGTGAGCATTCAATCAAATAACGTACGTAAGGGTTTAGCCTAGTACCTATCACATAacgtactcaataaatgtcagctgctCAAATTACTGTTACTGCACAACAACTACATGTCTGACGTTGAACGAGGTCTTTGACTTtgctgagcctccgtttcctcatctgtaatatggggatACTGATGATGTTTTACTTGTATGGCTGTTGTAATGATTAGAGATGAACCTTTTAAATTGCTTGTTGTAGAGGACATCAGGAGGCCCTCAGCCGGTGGTAGCATTTATTATTAACATGTGGGGATCGGGACTCCAGATGGGAGGGCAGGGAGTATGATAAGGGCTTTGAAAGATTGGGCAGCTGATCCCCAGTGTCCCATGGCACCTCATTTCAGAACATGGAGAAAATCCTGATCCGCCCAACAGCCTTCAAGCCAGTGCTGCCCAAACCTCGAGGGGCACCATCCCTACCTAGCTTCCTGGGTCCTCGGGCCGCCGGACTGTCTGGGAGCCAGGGCAGCCTAACACAGCTGTTTGGGGGCCCTGCctcgtcctcctcttcctcctcctcctcggctgCTGACAAACCCCTGGCACTGAGTGGCTGGGCCAGTGGCTGCCCATCGGGGACACTTTCTGACTCCGGCCGAAATTCACTGTCCAGCCTGCCCACCTACAGCACCGGGGGTGCAGAGCCAGCCAACGGCTCCCCAGGCGGGCACCTGCCCTCCCACGGCCCTGGGCGGGGGGCACTGTCGGGTCCAGCCCGAGGGGCCCCTACTGGGCCCTCCCACTCGGACAGTGGTCGGTCTTCCTCCAGCAAGAGCACAGGCTCCCTGGGAGGCCGTGTGGCTGGGGGGCTCTTGGGCAGCGGTGCCCGGGCCTCCCCTGACAGCGGCTCCTGTGGGGAGCGctctccgcccccgcccccacccccgccacccccttCGGATGAGGCCCTGCTGCACTGTGTCCTGGAAGGAAAGCTCCGAGACCGTGAGGCAGAGCTGCAGCAGCTGCGGGACAGTCTGGACGAGAGTGAGGTGACCATGTGTCAGGTGTGGTCAGCAGCGATAATGGGGGTGGCATGGCAGGACATCCAGAGGTGCTGGGGAGTCCGAGGAGCATTTCTGTttgtgctgggtgggggggggcggtccccAGCCCAGCTGTCCGGCGTAACCTGCAGAGTGGTAAGGAATCGAAGCCAGCACCACCGTCTGCTGTCTTTCAGACTTGAGCAAGATACTTAATGGtactgagcctcggtttcctcatctataaatggagATATTTATCATGAGGATGAAGTAAGGCAAAGgctgtaaagtgcttagaataaacGCCTGGCACCTAGAAACTCCTACGGAAGCGCTTGCTGTTAGGGATATTGTTTCTAGCGTCCTAAAAGTGGTTGTGATTATTGTCGCGATCATTATCCCAGGGCAGCGGAGCCTGCCGTCCCTGAGCCCAGCCACTGGGCCGCCAGAGCAGTCGGTGACCGGGGAGTTGTGGGCGGGCGGAGCTCGGGGTCCGGTGGGGGGAGCCGCCAGGACCCAGGGCCGCCTTGTCGTCCCCAGGCTTACGAGGACCGGCAGCGGCACTGGCCGCGGGAGCGCGAGGCCCTGCGGGAGGACGGTGCGGCCCAGGCACAGCGGGCACAGCGGGCCCAACAGCTGCTGCAGCTGCAGGTATTCCAGCTGCAGCAGGAGAAGCGGCAGCTGCAGGACGACTTTGCACAGCTGCTGCAGGAACGGGAGCAGCTGGAGCGGCGCTGCGCCACCTTCGAGCGGGAGCAGCGGGAGCTCGGGCCGAGGCTCGAGGAGACCAAGTGGGAGGTGGGCCAgaccaggaggggcagggagcggggCCTGCTGGGAAAAGGAGTCCAGCCATACCCACCCCCTCTGGCCTGCTACTCCTAGAggacccccccaccctcccctctgtgAGATGAAGCTCCCCCTCTGACCTTCCTTTCTGGGTGGGGGTCTCCCTGTGCCACCCTCGTGGGGCTCCTCAGCAGTCGGGTTTAGCGCTCACACAGCCAGTGGTGTTCCCACCCGCTGCCTCCCGACCAGTTAAGAATAAGAACGTAGTGCTGCTGTGAGCCGGGCACCATTCTATGTCATATAGGGGGGGATCTTCTAATCCTCCTAACAGCCCTGCCAGCTGGGTGTTGTTAACATCCCCGTTGGAGgatactgaggcccagaaaggctgGAGCCCAGAATTACAGCTAGTCCGTGGCAGggctgagatttgaactcaggccatCTGGCTCTCGTGTCTATGCTGTTAACCAAGACACCGCGGTGCCTGCCTGTGGAAATGTGGGCACTGCCCTCAACCGTACCCACTCCTGCACGGCCTGCCACCAGCCTGTCCCCGGGGCTCGGTGGTGCTTCACGATGGTTTAAAGACACCTGCTCTGAAGGAGAAAGGTCTGGATCCGTATTTCCCTTcagccacttaccagctgtgtgactctggacatATCACTAAGcttgcctcagtgtccccatctgtgtTACGGGTGTCACAATCAGAGAGCCTCTCCCCACATACCCTGCGTGATGTCAGGGCCTGACCCCCCGGGAGAACTCTTCTCACCATCCTTCTCCATTCCTCCCCCCACAACAGGTGTGCCAGAAGTCAGGGGAGATCTCCCTGCTGAAGCAGCAACTGAAGGAGTCTCAGGCGGAGCTGGTGCAGAAGGGCAGCGAGCTGGTGGCGCTGCGGGTGGCGCTGCGAGAAGCCCGAGCCGCACTACGGGTCAGTGAGGGCCGGGCGCGGGGCCTGCAGGAGGCGGCCCGGGCTcgggagctggagctggaggccTGTTCCCAGGAGCTGCAGCGGCACCGCCAGGAGGCCGAGCGGCTGCGAGAGAAAGCCGGCCAGTTGGACACCGAGGCCGCCGGACTCCGGGAACCCCCCGCGCCACCTGCCACCGCCGACCCCTTCCTCCTGGCGGAGAGCGATGAGGCCAAGGTGCAGCGGGCAGCGGCCGGGGTCGGGGGCAGCCTGCGGGCCCAGGTGGAGAGGCTGCGGGCAGAGCTGCAGCGGGAGCGGCGGCGGGGCGAGGAGCAGCGGGACAGCTTCGAGGGCGAGCGGCTGGCCTGGCAGGCGGAGAAGGAGCAGGTGATCCGCTACCAGAAGCAGCTGCAGCACAACTACATCCAGATGTACCGGCGCAACCGGCAGCTGGAGCAGGAGCTGcagcagctcagcctggagctggAGGCTCGGGAGCTCGCCGACCTGGGCCTGGCCGAGCCGGCCCCCTGCATCTGCCTGGAAGAGATCACCGCCACCGAAATCTAGGGCCCTCGGCGTCCCGGGTCTGCGGGGAGCCTTGccgaagggggggggggggcgggagcctCAGGTCCACTGAGGGCCCCAGAGCCGCccgtccccccgccccgggggtccaggcctctgggcctctgccaAGAACTTGGGGCTGCCCTGTGACTCGGATGAGCAAGATCAGACTCCTCGAAGGTCCCCATGTTCACTGTCACACAGAGGTTCCTGCTCACTCGACCCGTTTCACTCCCCAGCTGCCGCCATTGCCACTCTGCCGACCGCATTCATCCCAGACGcccggggtgggtgggagggacggGGGGTGCTGGGAAGAAGAAGGGGTTCCCTCGTTTCCACACTCCCCTACCCCGAAGCCAGAGAGAGCCAGACAGTGCCAGCTGCTCCAGATGTGCCTGCCCACACCCTGCCCGTGTCGGGCGACAGGGCTGGGACTGGGGTCTGACCCCCAGGTTCCAGCTCTGCAGCCTGTCTCCCAGGGTGAGGGGCTGTAGTCAGACCAAAGGAAGAACTCAGAAACgtcttgtttatttgtgtttgtgacCAAGtggcccctccccacacccaggtTTATGGCCTCGTTTTCACTTGTATATTTTTCCACTGTAAATTTCTTGTacaaacccaaagaaacaaattaaaaatttttctgtttgtaaaaAAAAGACGAGTGTGCTAGAGAGAGTTGATGGGAACTTCTTTGACCCCGACTGCCACCTCTTTCTGACCCCCCGTGGAGGTCTTGGGGAGAGAAAGGGTGATGGGGGATGGACAAATCCAGTGGAAAGTGGGAGATCCTAGCGGACCACCGCATGAAACGGTCTCCCAGGATTTGAGAAACTAGAAAAGCTTTCCATCCTATCCCTtgcacagaaactgcttgggGCTGGGGGACGGATGCAGTGACCCCTCCGGGCCCTGACAGTCCATGTTCCTCAGTGCTTGGGGGCATTAAAGGGGGCCTCATGAGAAAGGGCCCGCCAATCCCAAGCTCCAGACCTTGGCTTTCTCCCAACCTCTCCCAGTCGTGGGAGGTTGGAGGCAGTGCGCGGGGCGGGGCAGGTGACACAGCCTACCCCGCAGCACCTTGTCCTTGACACCAAGTTTATCTGGAAAGGGCAGAGCCTTAGTGACagcgggggagggaagaaagtggGGAGGTGTGCGCCAGCAGTGTGGTGCTCTGGGAGGAGGCAAGTCGAGGAGCAGTGAGAGGTTCCTGAATCCCGAGAGGAGGGTAGGAGGGGAGGTCTGGGAGACAGCAGGAGGGTCCCGGGAGGCAGCGGGAGGATCTGAGGTCAGTGGGAAGAGTCCCGGCATAGGTGGAGAGAGTCTGGGGTTAGTATCGGGAGTCCGGAGGGGTTGGAGAAGGGACTGGGCTGGCGGTCCGCTGGAGGAGACTGGCATCAGTGGGAGGGATCTGGGAATTGGTGGGAAGAGCATTTATGGGAGGTTCTGGGAGGCAGTGGGAAGGCATGAGTACCAGGAGGGGGTCAGCGGGCAGGGGAATGGTCAGCAGGAAGGCACTGATCGGTGAGGGCTGACGACTCGGGGGGTAAGGGTTGTGGGCTGGGCCCAGGGACCCTGACCACAAGCTCCATGGGCTCCCGAGCCTTGTTTCGATAAGCTCGGCGGATGGTATCTACTGCTCGCTGGTGGGTCACCTGCTCCAGGCTCTCTCCATCCACTGCCACAAGCTCGAAGCCAGCCTGGGATGGGAGTGGGAAAATCACAGCCCTCCCTTCTCAGGTCAGCCCAACACCCAACCTCTCACCTCCACCAGCGAGGACACTCCTCCCCATCTGGGTGGAGGGGATGGACAATGGGACTTTTGTGCCTGGAGCGGTCGGGGGCAGGGTGAGACACAGACAATGGCCCTTTGTCCCTTGGGGCTAGGGGTGGAACAGGATGGGCCACCCTCAGGCCCAGGCTGGCGTGAGGGGACAGATTTTTCCCTCGGCTTGGTCATCTTGCAGTCCTGACCCCCCCTGCACCCAAGCCTCCTCCCACGGCCTGGTCTAAACCTGTCTGGCTGGAAGATGAGCATGTTCTAGCCCCACTCCCGCCAGAATTCAGCTCTGGGCCTCAGGAGTGGGCCTGGGTGCTCTTCACCCACCTGCAGGGCCCCACTGACGAAGGCAGCCCCCCCAGGGAAGATCTTTTCTATCTTCACCATGGGCTGCACCTTGGACTCAATGCCCCCAGAAATGCTGATGCCTGGCGAGAGAGAAGCACTGGGTGAACGCGCAGCCACCGCCCTCCACCCAGAGCTCACAGGAGAAACCCAGGACCCCAACAGCAAGTCCGGGCCCGGACTTCTCCCTAATCCCCATATTCTATTATTACTCAGTCCTCAACTCCAAAATTCCTCTACTCCCACCTCTGCAATCTACCCCCATACCCCAATCTTTTCTTAAGCCCAAGCCCCCTAGTTATAGCCCAAAACCAAGCCCACAGACCCCACCAAACCCGAGAGCCCCACCTGCCAGGCCCAGGCCCACCTGGACTCACCCAAGGACTGCTTCATCTTGGACAACGTGACTGTCCTCAGCTCCCCGCCAGGGGCCTTCGCGGCTGTCTCCTCGGCTGTCCCACCAGTTCCATTCTCAGAGGGGCCTTGGTGGCCTCCCGCCTTGGCTGCCTGCCCATCCAGAGGTCGAGGCAGAGGTGGCCTGGCCTTCCGAGGCTTGTGGTAGCGCCCGTTGGCCACGCTCTGGGTGGAGATAGGTGCTGGAGACGGGGAGCGCCTGCGTCCTGGGGACTTGCCTCGGCcccggctgcggctgcggctgcggctgcggctgcggctgcgggcagggccctgggtctggctctgcCGTGGGTCCTCCAGGGTCGGGGGTTCTGTCAGCAGCCAGTTAGGCCTTGGGGGCCTGGGAGCCACGGGGGGTGGTTGCGGAGGGGGGGTGCGGGTGCTTCGGTGTGGGGTGAAGGCATCTACCGGCACGTCTTGGAGAGGGGGGATCCCTTTATGAGggtggcagggagcaggggcCCCCAGGGAGAGCTGGAGGCCCCCCAGCCGCTCCCTCAGTTCCCCACCAtcttcctcctctg from Leopardus geoffroyi isolate Oge1 chromosome D2, O.geoffroyi_Oge1_pat1.0, whole genome shotgun sequence carries:
- the LZTS2 gene encoding leucine zipper putative tumor suppressor 2 isoform X1; translation: MAIVQTLPVPLEPTPEATTAPQPPAMGSVSSLISGRPCPGGPAPPRHHGPSGPTFFRQQDGLLRGGYEAQEPLCPAVPPRKAVPGTSFTYINEDFRTESPPSPSSDLEDAREQRARNAHLRGPPPKLIPVSGKLEKNMEKILIRPTAFKPVLPKPRGAPSLPSFLGPRAAGLSGSQGSLTQLFGGPASSSSSSSSSAADKPLALSGWASGCPSGTLSDSGRNSLSSLPTYSTGGAEPANGSPGGHLPSHGPGRGALSGPARGAPTGPSHSDSGRSSSSKSTGSLGGRVAGGLLGSGARASPDSGSCGERSPPPPPPPPPPSDEALLHCVLEGKLRDREAELQQLRDSLDESEVTMCQAYEDRQRHWPREREALREDGAAQAQRAQRAQQLLQLQVFQLQQEKRQLQDDFAQLLQEREQLERRCATFEREQRELGPRLEETKWEVCQKSGEISLLKQQLKESQAELVQKGSELVALRVALREARAALRVSEGRARGLQEAARARELELEACSQELQRHRQEAERLREKAGQLDTEAAGLREPPAPPATADPFLLAESDEAKVQRAAAGVGGSLRAQVERLRAELQRERRRGEEQRDSFEGERLAWQAEKEQVIRYQKQLQHNYIQMYRRNRQLEQELQQLSLELEARELADLGLAEPAPCICLEEITATEI
- the LZTS2 gene encoding leucine zipper putative tumor suppressor 2 isoform X2, whose amino-acid sequence is MAIVQTLPVPLEPTPEATTAPQPPAMGSVSSLISGRPCPGGPAPPRHHGPSGPTFFRQQDGLLRGGYEAQEPLCPAVPPRKAVPGTSFTYINEDFRTESPPSPSSDLEDAREQRARNAHLRGPPPKLIPVSGKLEKNMEKILIRPTAFKPVLPKPRGAPSLPSFLGPRAAGLSGSQGSLTQLFGGPASSSSSSSSSAADKPLALSGWASGCPSGTLSDSGRNSLSSLPTYSTGGAEPANGSPGGHLPSHGPGRGALSGPARGAPTGPSHSDSGRSSSSKSTGSLGGRVAGGLLGSGARASPDSGSCGERSPPPPPPPPPPSDEALLHCVLEGKLRDREAELQQLRDSLDESEAYEDRQRHWPREREALREDGAAQAQRAQRAQQLLQLQVFQLQQEKRQLQDDFAQLLQEREQLERRCATFEREQRELGPRLEETKWEVCQKSGEISLLKQQLKESQAELVQKGSELVALRVALREARAALRVSEGRARGLQEAARARELELEACSQELQRHRQEAERLREKAGQLDTEAAGLREPPAPPATADPFLLAESDEAKVQRAAAGVGGSLRAQVERLRAELQRERRRGEEQRDSFEGERLAWQAEKEQVIRYQKQLQHNYIQMYRRNRQLEQELQQLSLELEARELADLGLAEPAPCICLEEITATEI
- the LZTS2 gene encoding leucine zipper putative tumor suppressor 2 isoform X3 translates to MAIVQTLPVPLEPTPEATTAPQPPAMGSVSSLISGRPCPGGPAPPRHHGPSGPTFFRQQDGLLRGGYEAQEPLCPAVPPRKAVPGTSFTYINEDFRTESPPSPSSDLEDAREQRARNAHLRGPPPKLIPVSGKLEKAYEDRQRHWPREREALREDGAAQAQRAQRAQQLLQLQVFQLQQEKRQLQDDFAQLLQEREQLERRCATFEREQRELGPRLEETKWEVCQKSGEISLLKQQLKESQAELVQKGSELVALRVALREARAALRVSEGRARGLQEAARARELELEACSQELQRHRQEAERLREKAGQLDTEAAGLREPPAPPATADPFLLAESDEAKVQRAAAGVGGSLRAQVERLRAELQRERRRGEEQRDSFEGERLAWQAEKEQVIRYQKQLQHNYIQMYRRNRQLEQELQQLSLELEARELADLGLAEPAPCICLEEITATEI